From Salinirubellus salinus, the proteins below share one genomic window:
- a CDS encoding NADPH-dependent F420 reductase — MEIGIVGTGSVGRALGTGFTRAGHTVRFGTRLPDREDVRELVASVAGSEAGPVAWAAEAPVLVLGVPADSVTAILDGLDYDGVLVDPTNRYPTAGEESQYDVVSRLAPDARVVKAFNTLGAEVMTDPDFDGVAATMLVAGEDVAAKETVIGLAADLGFHPLDAGDGSAAPSLEDLARLWIRLAVTGSGPASDHELGREFAFVVHAR, encoded by the coding sequence ATGGAGATCGGCATCGTCGGCACAGGGAGCGTCGGGCGCGCGCTGGGGACCGGGTTCACGCGGGCGGGACACACCGTCCGGTTCGGCACCCGCCTCCCCGACCGGGAGGACGTCCGGGAACTCGTCGCGTCGGTCGCGGGGAGCGAGGCCGGTCCCGTCGCGTGGGCCGCCGAGGCTCCCGTCCTCGTCCTCGGGGTCCCCGCCGACAGCGTCACGGCCATCCTCGACGGCCTCGACTACGACGGCGTCCTCGTGGACCCGACGAACCGCTACCCGACCGCGGGCGAGGAGAGCCAGTATGACGTCGTCTCCCGACTCGCGCCCGACGCGCGTGTCGTGAAGGCGTTCAACACCCTCGGCGCGGAGGTGATGACCGACCCCGACTTCGACGGGGTGGCGGCGACGATGCTCGTCGCCGGCGAGGACGTGGCCGCGAAGGAGACGGTCATCGGACTGGCCGCGGACCTCGGGTTCCACCCACTGGACGCCGGCGACGGCAGCGCGGCCCCATCGCTCGAGGACCTCGCACGGCTCTGGATCCGGCTGGCAGTCACGGGGTCGGGCCCGGCGAGCGACCACGAACTGGGCCGCGAGTTCGCGTTCGTCGTCCACGCGCGCTGA
- a CDS encoding amino acid permease, producing the protein MKELERDLGLPSVLAISIGAMIGSGIFILPALALEIAGPLVVVAYALAGLLVVPAALSKSEMATAMPEAGGTYIYIERGMGPLLGTVAGVGTWFSLSFKGALALVGGVPYLLLLFDLPLKPVAIGLAGLLILVNVVGAKQTGRLQLAIVVVMLAALGWFTAGSVAGVERANFAGFFDAGVGGLLAATGLVFVSYAGVTKVASVAEEVENPGRNIPLGILGSLVFTTVLYVAIVAVLVGITDPGSVAGSLTPVAVAAEVSLGQVGVVAVILAAVLALVSTANAGILSSSRYPFAMSRDKLVPEALSAVDGRFGTPVNAITLTGATLLVLIAFVPILEIAKLASAFQILVFALVNVALIAFREGSDEYTPEFRSPLYPWVQVFGVVTGLALLTQMGPVAIGGAVAITVGSALWYLAYVRPRVDREGAATDAIRRQVGRQALGEVESERRAPPREVLVAFTKRVDESRERALVSLAADLVRPDDGRVTAVRFEEVPDQVPLDAATDQSAADRSFERRMAALAADLGVDVEADEVVSHDTKHAVVNAAAHRGVDSIVAEHEPLRLRSRLVGDPIDWVVRHAPCDVLLVDNRGYDDPTDVSLLGDGSTFAPVTVNTAEAIARGDDGELSLWFPDGTGTDRQRRTFEAYAAELSGLLSVPVRTRWLRTDGGRPTRPDLLVRRGSDDRLHDALFEDRVPTPGCTTVTVYPHESRRPSFGRRLLERLSL; encoded by the coding sequence ATGAAGGAACTCGAACGCGACCTCGGTCTGCCGTCGGTGCTCGCCATCAGCATCGGAGCGATGATCGGTAGCGGCATCTTCATCCTGCCGGCGCTGGCGCTGGAGATCGCTGGGCCGCTCGTCGTCGTCGCCTACGCCCTCGCGGGCCTGCTGGTCGTCCCGGCCGCCCTCTCGAAGTCCGAGATGGCGACGGCGATGCCCGAGGCCGGCGGGACCTACATCTACATCGAGCGAGGGATGGGGCCGCTGCTCGGCACCGTCGCCGGCGTCGGGACGTGGTTCTCGCTCTCGTTCAAGGGAGCGCTCGCGCTCGTCGGCGGCGTGCCGTACCTCCTCCTCCTGTTCGACCTGCCGCTGAAGCCCGTCGCCATCGGGCTGGCCGGCCTGCTGATACTGGTCAACGTCGTCGGCGCGAAACAGACCGGGCGGCTCCAGCTCGCCATCGTCGTCGTGATGCTGGCGGCGCTGGGCTGGTTCACCGCCGGGAGCGTGGCCGGCGTCGAACGGGCCAACTTCGCGGGCTTCTTCGACGCCGGCGTCGGTGGCCTGCTCGCCGCCACGGGACTGGTGTTCGTCTCCTACGCAGGCGTGACCAAGGTCGCCAGCGTCGCCGAGGAGGTGGAGAACCCCGGGCGCAACATCCCGCTGGGCATCCTCGGCTCGCTCGTGTTCACGACGGTGCTGTACGTCGCCATCGTCGCCGTCCTCGTGGGCATCACGGACCCCGGCAGCGTCGCCGGGTCGCTGACGCCGGTCGCCGTCGCCGCCGAGGTCTCCCTCGGACAGGTGGGCGTGGTCGCCGTCATCCTCGCGGCCGTGCTCGCGCTGGTCTCGACGGCCAACGCCGGCATCCTCTCCTCGTCGCGCTACCCGTTCGCGATGAGCCGCGACAAGCTCGTCCCCGAGGCGCTCTCCGCGGTGGACGGACGGTTCGGGACGCCCGTCAACGCCATCACGCTGACCGGCGCGACGTTGCTGGTACTCATCGCGTTCGTCCCCATCCTCGAGATCGCGAAACTGGCGAGCGCGTTCCAGATTCTCGTGTTCGCGCTCGTCAACGTCGCCCTCATCGCCTTCCGCGAGGGGAGCGACGAGTACACCCCCGAGTTCCGCTCGCCGCTCTACCCGTGGGTGCAGGTGTTCGGCGTGGTGACGGGGCTCGCTCTGCTCACCCAGATGGGGCCGGTCGCCATCGGCGGCGCCGTCGCCATCACCGTCGGGAGCGCGCTCTGGTACCTCGCGTACGTCCGCCCGCGGGTCGACCGGGAGGGGGCCGCCACCGACGCCATCCGCCGACAGGTCGGCCGGCAGGCGCTCGGTGAGGTCGAGTCCGAGCGGCGCGCCCCGCCCCGCGAGGTGCTCGTCGCGTTCACGAAACGGGTCGACGAGTCACGCGAGCGGGCGCTCGTCTCGCTCGCGGCCGACCTCGTCCGACCGGACGACGGCCGTGTCACCGCGGTCAGGTTCGAGGAGGTGCCCGACCAGGTGCCGCTCGACGCCGCGACCGACCAGTCGGCCGCCGACCGCTCGTTCGAGCGCCGGATGGCCGCGCTCGCCGCCGACCTCGGCGTCGACGTCGAGGCCGACGAGGTGGTCAGCCACGACACCAAGCACGCGGTGGTGAACGCCGCCGCCCACCGCGGGGTCGACAGCATCGTCGCGGAACACGAACCGCTCCGACTCCGCTCGCGGCTGGTCGGTGACCCCATCGACTGGGTCGTCCGGCACGCGCCCTGTGACGTGCTGCTGGTCGACAACCGAGGCTACGACGACCCGACCGACGTCTCGCTCCTGGGTGACGGCAGCACGTTCGCCCCCGTGACGGTGAACACCGCCGAGGCCATCGCTCGGGGCGACGACGGCGAGCTCTCGCTCTGGTTCCCCGACGGGACCGGGACCGACCGGCAACGACGGACGTTCGAGGCGTACGCCGCCGAACTCTCCGGACTGCTCTCGGTCCCGGTCCGGACCCGCTGGCTCCGGACCGACGGCGGCCGACCGACCCGACCGGACCTCCTCGTGCGCCGCGGGAGCGACGACCGGCTCCACGACGCGCTGTTCGAGGACCGCGTCCCGACCCCCGGCTGTACGACGGTCACGGTCTACCCCCACGAGTCGCGTCGTCCCTCGTTCGGACGGCGACTGCTCGAACGACTCTCGCTCTGA
- a CDS encoding DEAD/DEAH box helicase, giving the protein MSQQVAEVETLFLHERDGTYVVGVERDGRRVLHGSLEVKQTDAGPRPARLRVKAGDDEDLRSPDQFVDIARRARRIRISEQTSRGGRDELRALLDGYQLEAKVVRTCRYCANAGRYAPITDETAIRADGEFICPDCAMRELEREAEFRGLRSGARKRLEELLLEVGDLERIKNLLSGNLDPDLTRFDTISATTDEVDLVDVETLDLHPNLMRKVRDRFDTLLPVQSLAVDNGALDGRDQLVVSATATGKTLIGELAGVNRVLEGEGKMLFLVPLVALANQKHESFQERYGDIANVSIRVGASRINDDGNRFDPNADIIVGTYEGIDHALRTGRDLGDIGTVVIDEVHTLGEDERGHRLDGLISRLKYYTEQRNQNSQWIYLSATVGNPEELSQQLEATLIEFEERPVPIERHVTFAADGREKTEIENKLVRRAFDSKSSKGYRGQTIIFTNSRRRCHEISRQLEYSSAPYHAGLDYGRRKQVERQFADQDLAAVVTTAALAAGVDFPASQVVFDSLAMGIEWLTVQEFSQMLGRAGRPDYHDEGTVYLLVEPDCTYHSSQEETEDETAFRLLKGEMEPVVTRYEESAAVEETLANLVVAGKRAKSLNDRMVGEVPTRHALAKLIEFGFIDGLEPTPMGNVVCRHFLAPDEAFVMLDGIRQGRHPYEVVADVELMDEH; this is encoded by the coding sequence GTGTCACAGCAGGTCGCCGAGGTGGAGACGTTGTTCCTCCACGAGCGAGACGGGACGTACGTCGTCGGCGTCGAACGCGACGGCCGCCGGGTCCTCCACGGTTCGCTCGAGGTCAAGCAGACCGACGCCGGGCCCCGCCCGGCCCGTCTCCGCGTGAAGGCCGGCGACGACGAGGACCTGCGCTCGCCGGACCAGTTCGTCGACATCGCGCGCCGCGCCCGTCGCATCCGTATCTCCGAACAGACCTCGCGGGGGGGACGGGACGAACTCCGGGCGCTGCTCGACGGCTACCAGCTCGAGGCGAAGGTCGTCCGGACCTGCCGGTACTGCGCGAACGCCGGGCGCTACGCGCCCATCACCGACGAGACGGCCATCCGGGCCGACGGGGAGTTCATCTGCCCGGACTGCGCGATGCGGGAACTGGAGCGGGAGGCCGAGTTCCGCGGCCTGCGCTCGGGCGCCCGGAAGCGACTCGAGGAGCTCCTGCTCGAGGTGGGGGACCTCGAACGCATCAAGAACCTCCTCTCGGGGAACCTCGACCCGGACCTCACCCGGTTCGACACCATCTCCGCGACCACCGACGAGGTGGACCTCGTCGACGTCGAGACGCTCGACCTGCACCCGAACCTGATGCGCAAGGTCCGCGACCGGTTCGACACCCTGCTCCCGGTCCAGTCGCTCGCCGTCGACAACGGCGCGCTCGACGGCCGCGACCAGCTGGTCGTGAGCGCGACGGCGACCGGGAAGACCCTCATCGGCGAACTCGCGGGCGTGAACCGCGTGCTGGAGGGCGAGGGGAAGATGCTCTTCCTCGTCCCCCTCGTCGCCCTCGCCAACCAGAAACACGAGTCGTTCCAGGAGCGTTACGGCGACATCGCGAACGTCTCCATCCGCGTCGGCGCCTCGCGCATCAACGACGACGGCAACCGCTTCGACCCGAACGCCGACATCATCGTCGGCACGTACGAGGGGATCGACCACGCGCTCCGGACCGGCCGTGACCTCGGCGACATCGGCACCGTCGTCATCGACGAGGTCCACACGCTGGGCGAGGACGAACGGGGCCACCGGCTGGACGGGCTCATCTCGCGGCTCAAGTACTATACCGAACAGCGAAACCAGAACAGCCAGTGGATCTACCTCTCCGCGACGGTCGGGAACCCCGAGGAGTTGAGCCAGCAGCTCGAGGCGACGCTCATCGAGTTCGAGGAGCGACCGGTCCCGATCGAGCGCCACGTCACGTTCGCCGCCGACGGCCGCGAGAAGACCGAGATAGAGAACAAGCTCGTCAGGCGGGCGTTCGACTCGAAGTCCTCGAAGGGGTACCGCGGCCAGACAATCATCTTCACCAACTCGCGCCGGCGCTGTCACGAGATCTCCCGACAACTGGAGTACTCCTCGGCCCCCTACCACGCCGGCCTCGACTACGGCCGGCGGAAACAGGTCGAACGCCAGTTCGCGGACCAGGACCTCGCCGCGGTCGTGACGACGGCGGCGCTCGCCGCCGGTGTCGACTTCCCCGCCTCGCAGGTCGTCTTCGACTCGCTGGCGATGGGTATCGAGTGGCTCACGGTACAGGAGTTCTCCCAGATGCTCGGGCGGGCCGGCCGACCAGACTACCACGACGAGGGCACCGTCTACCTCCTCGTCGAGCCGGACTGCACGTACCACAGCTCGCAGGAGGAGACGGAGGACGAGACGGCGTTCCGACTGCTGAAAGGCGAGATGGAGCCCGTCGTCACGCGTTACGAGGAGTCGGCAGCCGTCGAGGAGACGCTGGCGAACCTCGTCGTCGCGGGCAAGCGCGCGAAGTCGCTCAACGACCGGATGGTCGGCGAGGTGCCGACCCGGCACGCGCTCGCCAAGCTCATCGAGTTCGGCTTCATCGACGGGCTGGAGCCGACGCCGATGGGGAACGTCGTCTGTCGGCACTTCCTCGCGCCCGACGAGGCGTTCGTGATGTTAGACGGCATCCGGCAGGGACGCCACCCCTACGAGGTGGTGGCGGACGTCGAGTTGATGGACGAACACTGA
- a CDS encoding HVO_0234 family beta-propeller protein — MSAEKDITLDEKRVYGAKQAETELFVACGVGLLRVSVSDALVGEFGLVHRGDVRDVAASDGVLVVATDEDVLLGVADGAEGDVTFEATGFGPAVAVSARGGPTASDGGRIARYVDGAWETTAELGGVRALDADLVAAAGGVHRLDGTPLGLPGARDVDAAGTPLAATDDGLYYLGNGWMRAVESAAGGFRVVSSDDTGERAHAAGEVLYERGGEGLDADWTPVDVPGEVVDIAHAETTYAVTREGTLWAFDPAESVWRDRTLGMPDVRALAVVPRTA, encoded by the coding sequence ATGAGCGCCGAGAAGGACATCACCCTCGACGAGAAACGGGTGTACGGGGCGAAGCAGGCCGAGACGGAGCTGTTCGTCGCCTGCGGGGTCGGGCTCCTTCGCGTATCGGTATCGGACGCGCTGGTCGGCGAGTTCGGCCTCGTCCACCGTGGCGACGTGCGAGACGTGGCCGCCAGCGACGGCGTCCTCGTCGTCGCGACCGACGAGGACGTGCTGCTCGGGGTCGCCGACGGCGCGGAGGGGGACGTGACGTTCGAGGCCACCGGCTTCGGTCCCGCGGTGGCCGTCTCCGCCCGTGGTGGCCCGACGGCCAGCGACGGGGGCCGTATCGCCCGGTACGTCGACGGGGCGTGGGAGACGACGGCCGAACTCGGGGGCGTCAGAGCGCTCGACGCGGACCTCGTGGCTGCCGCGGGGGGCGTCCACCGCCTCGACGGGACGCCGCTCGGATTGCCGGGCGCCCGCGACGTCGACGCCGCCGGAACGCCGCTGGCCGCCACAGACGACGGCCTCTACTACCTCGGCAACGGCTGGATGCGTGCCGTCGAGTCGGCGGCGGGTGGGTTCCGCGTGGTCTCGAGCGACGATACCGGCGAGCGGGCACACGCGGCGGGGGAGGTACTGTACGAGCGGGGCGGCGAGGGACTGGACGCGGACTGGACGCCGGTCGACGTGCCCGGCGAGGTCGTCGACATCGCCCACGCCGAGACGACCTACGCCGTCACCCGCGAGGGGACACTCTGGGCGTTCGACCCCGCCGAGTCGGTGTGGCGCGACCGGACGCTGGGGATGCCCGACGTGCGGGCGCTGGCGGTGGTGCCACGGACGGCGTAG
- a CDS encoding DUF7858 family protein, whose translation MGLSDIAAGIEVTTEQRERGVASVDDTEADLAERLGAYDSALPCPASAAATLVEAYAGGKSVGAASRVAGLVPATGARALHRLGEPVCPLSPVERDVVRDFLDARVGRTDAVALVGSETEFALGVYCETHDPIPGAVEALEGALAVERADPLADARSDVGDLL comes from the coding sequence GTGGGGCTCTCGGACATCGCGGCCGGTATCGAGGTGACCACCGAGCAACGCGAGCGTGGCGTGGCGAGCGTCGACGACACCGAGGCCGACCTCGCCGAACGACTGGGCGCGTACGACTCGGCGCTGCCCTGTCCGGCGAGCGCGGCGGCCACGCTCGTGGAGGCCTACGCCGGTGGGAAGTCGGTCGGTGCGGCCTCGCGGGTCGCCGGACTGGTCCCCGCCACCGGCGCGCGGGCGCTCCACCGCCTCGGCGAACCGGTCTGCCCGCTCTCGCCGGTCGAACGCGACGTGGTCCGTGACTTCCTCGACGCCCGTGTGGGTCGGACCGACGCCGTCGCGCTCGTCGGAAGCGAGACCGAGTTCGCGCTCGGCGTCTACTGCGAGACGCACGACCCGATTCCGGGCGCCGTCGAGGCGCTGGAGGGGGCGCTCGCCGTCGAACGGGCCGACCCGCTGGCCGACGCTCGGAGCGACGTGGGCGACCTGCTATAG
- a CDS encoding Lrp/AsnC family transcriptional regulator, producing the protein MRDGELDSTDRSILYYLQQDARRTSSNDIAERLGLSASTVRTRINKLEDSGIIRGYHIDIDYDLAGYPLYTKIICTAPVTDRDALADRAREVHGVTAVREIMTGKRNVYVNAIGQTHDDLNRIARELDELGLDIVDEQIIRDEYVCPYHGFLEEDEGGDE; encoded by the coding sequence ATGAGAGACGGCGAACTCGACTCCACGGACCGATCGATCCTCTACTACCTCCAGCAGGACGCCCGTCGGACCTCCTCGAACGACATCGCCGAGCGGCTCGGCCTCTCCGCGAGCACCGTCCGGACCCGCATCAACAAGCTCGAGGACAGCGGCATCATCCGCGGCTACCACATCGACATCGACTACGACCTCGCCGGCTATCCGCTCTACACCAAGATCATCTGTACGGCGCCGGTGACCGACCGCGACGCGCTCGCCGACCGGGCCCGCGAGGTCCACGGCGTCACCGCCGTCCGCGAGATCATGACCGGCAAGCGGAACGTCTACGTGAACGCCATCGGTCAGACCCACGACGACCTCAACCGCATCGCGCGCGAGCTCGACGAACTCGGCCTCGACATCGTCGACGAGCAGATCATCCGGGACGAGTACGTCTGTCCGTACCACGGCTTCCTCGAGGAGGACGAGGGGGGCGACGAGTAG
- a CDS encoding HIT family protein, with the protein MSEDCIFCSIVAGDIPNRTVYEDDEVLAFLDVNPLAEGHTLVIPKEHGEQVADLPEVAPTVFQRAAELTPAVRDAVDADGTTVAVNDGPAAGQEVPHLHVHIVPREEGDGAGMLHALDWARPELDDDTFDDVQQAIRDAQ; encoded by the coding sequence ATGAGCGAGGACTGCATCTTCTGTAGCATCGTCGCGGGCGACATCCCCAACCGAACGGTCTACGAGGACGACGAGGTGCTCGCGTTCCTCGACGTGAACCCGCTCGCCGAGGGCCACACGCTCGTCATCCCGAAAGAACACGGCGAGCAGGTGGCCGACCTGCCGGAGGTGGCCCCCACCGTCTTCCAGCGGGCGGCCGAACTCACCCCGGCCGTGCGCGACGCCGTGGACGCCGATGGCACCACAGTCGCCGTCAACGACGGCCCCGCGGCCGGACAGGAGGTACCCCACCTGCACGTCCACATCGTCCCACGCGAGGAGGGCGACGGGGCGGGGATGCTCCACGCGCTGGACTGGGCCCGACCCGAACTCGACGACGACACGTTCGACGACGTGCAGCAGGCCATCCGCGACGCGCAGTAG
- a CDS encoding NAD-binding protein, translated as MRLRQERLDGDSRDGAGEYVVLGGGRLGASIARRLRAAGHAVTLVDERQDATDLPGVCGDPSDRRVLARAGLSERSTVVVATRRDRRNLLVAQLVRTRFAVREVLVLVNTPDRRDLVAETGHEPVCVTSVVSEAVTERLDGLSTDRERAG; from the coding sequence ATGAGACTCAGACAGGAGCGACTCGACGGCGACTCGCGCGACGGGGCGGGCGAGTACGTCGTCCTCGGCGGCGGACGACTGGGGGCATCGATAGCGAGACGGCTTCGGGCGGCCGGCCACGCGGTCACGCTGGTCGACGAGCGACAGGACGCGACCGACCTGCCGGGCGTCTGTGGGGACCCGAGCGACCGCCGGGTGCTGGCACGGGCCGGGCTCTCCGAGCGCTCGACGGTCGTCGTGGCGACGCGACGCGACCGCCGGAACCTCCTCGTCGCACAGCTCGTGCGGACCCGGTTCGCGGTGCGAGAGGTCCTCGTGCTCGTGAACACGCCGGACCGGCGTGACCTCGTCGCGGAGACGGGGCACGAACCGGTCTGCGTGACGAGCGTCGTCTCTGAGGCCGTAACCGAGCGCCTCGACGGGCTGTCGACCGACCGGGAGCGTGCGGGATGA
- a CDS encoding amidohydrolase family protein, with product MTPEADPEPHDAAPQPDPNEAVVPDTPDTVDSRFRGATDCHVHLMPARLMAAIRDSLHDVAGWEFPHPVDRESMEGFLRGHGVARYCALPYAHKPGIAADLNDWVLARAAESEMCVPFATVHGEDRVGEVVRDAFEAGARGLKFQCPVQECGPADPRLDPAFELAAEYDRPVLFHAGTAPMFEDSPHVGVDQFRTFCESYPTVRACSAHMGTFEHEQFFDVLRDHENAYLDTCFAMSTAAPESMGFDPATVPDDVFEEFAGRVMYGSDYPNIPHEYADERSHLLSRDLSEGAFEALFRGAADRFLALD from the coding sequence ATGACACCGGAGGCCGACCCGGAACCCCACGACGCGGCCCCACAGCCGGACCCGAACGAGGCGGTCGTCCCCGACACGCCCGACACCGTGGACTCCCGATTCCGCGGTGCCACCGACTGCCACGTCCACCTGATGCCCGCCCGACTGATGGCGGCCATCCGCGACTCGCTCCACGACGTCGCCGGGTGGGAGTTCCCGCACCCCGTCGACCGCGAGTCGATGGAGGGGTTCCTCCGGGGCCACGGCGTCGCGCGCTACTGTGCGCTCCCGTACGCCCACAAGCCCGGCATCGCCGCCGACCTGAACGACTGGGTGCTCGCCCGCGCCGCCGAGTCCGAGATGTGCGTCCCGTTCGCCACCGTCCACGGCGAGGACAGGGTGGGCGAGGTGGTCCGCGACGCCTTCGAGGCGGGCGCGCGCGGCCTCAAGTTCCAGTGCCCGGTGCAGGAGTGCGGCCCCGCGGACCCGCGTCTCGACCCGGCGTTCGAACTCGCCGCCGAGTACGACCGGCCCGTCCTCTTCCACGCCGGCACCGCGCCGATGTTCGAGGACTCACCGCACGTCGGCGTCGACCAGTTCCGCACCTTCTGCGAGTCCTACCCCACGGTCCGGGCCTGCTCGGCGCACATGGGGACGTTCGAGCACGAGCAGTTCTTCGACGTCCTGCGGGACCACGAGAACGCCTACCTCGACACCTGCTTCGCGATGTCCACCGCCGCCCCGGAGTCGATGGGGTTCGACCCGGCGACGGTGCCAGACGACGTGTTCGAGGAGTTCGCCGGCCGCGTGATGTATGGGTCTGACTACCCGAACATCCCCCACGAGTACGCCGACGAGCGGTCCCACCTGCTCTCGCGTGACCTGAGCGAGGGGGCGTTCGAGGCGCTGTTCCGGGGGGCGGCCGACCGGTTCCTCGCGCTCGACTGA
- a CDS encoding threonine aldolase family protein, with product MIDLRSDTVTQPDEAMREAARDAEVGDDVYGEDPTVNELERRAADLVGMEAALYVPTGTMGNQIAVRTHTNRGAELLCERESHVYKWELGGIAQHSGVQARTIDGGERGVVEPEAVHEGYVEHSDHRPGTELLCLENTHNSKGGTAIAADHIDDAAAAAHEHDVAVHLDGARLFNAAVALDVPAERLTREVDSVMFCLSKGLGAPVGSMLAGSEAFVERAHRNRKLFGGGMRQAGIIAAPGLLALENRERLHEDHENAARLAAGLDGIDSLTAHDPETNIVLVDLDEPAASFLERCEDEGVLGVPFDDRQVRFCTHWDVSEEDVEAAVEAVERAV from the coding sequence ATGATAGACCTGCGCTCGGACACGGTGACCCAGCCGGACGAGGCGATGCGCGAGGCGGCCCGCGACGCCGAGGTGGGCGACGACGTCTACGGCGAGGATCCGACGGTGAACGAACTCGAACGTCGGGCGGCCGACCTCGTCGGGATGGAGGCGGCCCTCTACGTCCCGACGGGGACGATGGGGAACCAGATCGCGGTGCGGACCCACACGAACCGGGGGGCCGAACTGCTCTGCGAGCGCGAGAGCCACGTCTACAAGTGGGAACTCGGCGGCATCGCCCAGCACTCGGGCGTGCAGGCCCGGACCATCGACGGGGGCGAGCGCGGCGTCGTCGAACCCGAGGCGGTCCACGAGGGCTACGTCGAACACAGCGACCACCGGCCCGGGACCGAGTTGCTCTGTCTCGAGAACACGCACAACTCGAAGGGCGGGACGGCCATCGCGGCCGACCACATTGACGACGCCGCGGCGGCGGCCCACGAACACGACGTGGCGGTCCACCTCGACGGGGCGCGGCTGTTCAACGCCGCCGTCGCACTCGACGTGCCGGCCGAGCGCCTCACCCGCGAGGTGGACTCGGTGATGTTCTGTCTCTCGAAGGGGCTGGGGGCACCCGTCGGGTCGATGCTCGCGGGGAGCGAGGCGTTCGTCGAGCGGGCACACCGCAACCGGAAACTGTTCGGCGGCGGGATGCGGCAGGCGGGGATAATCGCCGCGCCCGGCCTGCTGGCGCTGGAGAACCGCGAGCGCCTGCACGAGGACCACGAGAACGCCGCGCGACTGGCAGCGGGCCTGGACGGCATCGACAGCCTGACCGCGCACGACCCGGAGACGAACATCGTACTGGTCGACCTCGACGAGCCAGCGGCGTCGTTCCTCGAACGCTGTGAGGACGAGGGGGTGCTCGGGGTCCCGTTCGACGACCGGCAGGTGCGATTCTGCACGCACTGGGACGTGAGCGAGGAGGACGTGGAGGCGGCGGTGGAGGCAGTCGAGCGGGCGGTCTGA
- a CDS encoding ParA family protein has translation MNATTTALVGATGGAGTTRLCVEFAALLAREGEDVCVLDAAYATQGLAQYVTGRIDPDVTALCTEERPLADGLADPFFDAPGRVAFCPAFAPFERVARAKTPDAAREFERLVGEAAERFDRVLLDVPPVAANQSVAAVTTADRRVLVTPDTRRGADALPRMAGRLRDVDAPAEFELSNRGGRVVERADAHVPAGPTGVADAPAVFDDEAFATGVAEATEVVFEVEVEREESGLLDGLL, from the coding sequence GTGAACGCAACTACGACGGCGCTCGTCGGCGCCACGGGTGGGGCGGGGACGACGCGCCTGTGCGTGGAGTTCGCCGCGCTGCTCGCTCGGGAGGGCGAGGACGTCTGCGTGCTCGACGCCGCCTACGCGACGCAGGGGCTGGCCCAGTACGTCACCGGCCGTATCGACCCCGACGTGACCGCACTCTGTACCGAGGAGCGACCGCTGGCCGACGGGCTGGCGGACCCGTTCTTCGACGCCCCCGGCCGGGTCGCGTTCTGCCCGGCGTTCGCCCCGTTCGAGCGCGTGGCACGCGCAAAGACGCCCGACGCCGCCCGTGAGTTCGAGCGGCTCGTGGGCGAGGCGGCCGAGCGGTTCGACCGCGTCCTGCTGGACGTACCACCGGTCGCGGCGAACCAGTCGGTGGCGGCGGTGACGACCGCCGACCGGCGGGTGCTCGTGACCCCCGACACGCGCCGTGGGGCCGACGCCCTCCCGCGGATGGCCGGGCGGTTGCGGGACGTGGACGCCCCCGCCGAGTTCGAACTCTCGAACCGGGGCGGCAGGGTGGTCGAGCGGGCCGACGCACACGTCCCCGCGGGACCGACTGGTGTGGCCGACGCGCCGGCCGTGTTCGACGACGAGGCGTTCGCCACGGGCGTGGCGGAGGCCACCGAGGTGGTGTTCGAGGTCGAGGTCGAGCGCGAGGAGTCCGGCCTGCTCGACGGCCTGCTATAG